The Blattabacterium cuenoti genome includes a region encoding these proteins:
- a CDS encoding mechanosensitive ion channel family protein, with protein sequence MCYKTEKILAKIFQIQEIYEFPHNLDLKKWGTITLIVIGKILFFTVLLIILKFIFNRGVRFIGRRIVSSTHFVWDNILYENKVFDSLSHFFPLSIGFLLIEPFFRSYHTIVIYLEKTFDILFVLIVLQFLIRVVNSIMRIATSENNHQTIAVRSFSQLLKIISIIFCVLVIIAILTKNDLITVLTSLGAITAIVILVFRDTILGFVSGVQMASTKMIKVGDWIGIPKYSIEGTVIEINLTSAKIENFDKTITSIPTYDLISTAVTNFEVMRQKNIRRIKRSILFNIQSFHFCNSDKLKKFQHVYLIKNYIQKKQKEINIFNKEKNVDIRIDLNGRRLTNIGLFRQYALEYLHQHPRISQSETLMVRHLEPTPYGLPVELYCFTNTSESIKYEQIQASVFDHLLTAAREFNLEVTQVTKKEFF encoded by the coding sequence ATGTGTTATAAAACTGAAAAAATATTAGCAAAAATTTTTCAAATTCAAGAAATTTATGAGTTTCCTCATAATTTAGATTTGAAAAAATGGGGGACTATAACTCTTATTGTAATTGGTAAAATTTTATTTTTTACTGTATTATTAATAATTCTAAAATTTATTTTCAATAGAGGTGTCCGTTTTATAGGAAGAAGAATTGTGTCCTCTACTCATTTTGTTTGGGATAATATTTTATATGAAAATAAAGTTTTTGATAGTTTATCCCATTTTTTTCCTTTGTCTATTGGGTTTCTATTAATTGAACCTTTTTTTAGAAGTTATCATACAATTGTCATTTATTTGGAAAAAACATTCGATATTTTATTTGTTTTAATCGTTTTACAATTTTTAATTAGAGTTGTAAATTCCATCATGAGAATAGCTACAAGTGAAAATAATCATCAAACCATAGCAGTCCGCTCTTTTTCACAATTGCTAAAAATTATATCCATCATATTTTGCGTTTTAGTTATCATTGCTATTCTTACAAAAAATGATTTAATCACTGTACTTACCAGTTTAGGTGCCATAACAGCTATTGTTATATTAGTTTTTAGAGACACTATTCTTGGATTTGTTTCTGGTGTACAAATGGCATCTACTAAAATGATAAAGGTCGGTGATTGGATAGGAATACCAAAATATAGTATAGAAGGAACGGTTATAGAAATCAATTTAACTTCTGCAAAAATAGAAAATTTTGACAAAACTATAACCAGTATCCCCACTTATGATTTAATTTCTACTGCTGTAACTAATTTTGAAGTTATGCGTCAAAAGAACATACGTAGAATCAAAAGGTCTATTTTATTTAATATACAATCTTTTCATTTTTGTAACTCAGATAAATTAAAAAAATTTCAACATGTTTACTTAATTAAAAATTATATTCAAAAAAAACAAAAAGAAATAAATATTTTCAACAAAGAAAAAAATGTTGATATTCGCATAGATCTTAATGGAAGAAGGTTAACAAACATTGGTCTATTTCGTCAATATGCATTGGAATATTTGCATCAACATCCACGAATATCACAATCAGAAACCCTTATGGTAAGACACTTAGAGCCGACTCCTTATGGCCTTCCTGTTGAATTATATTGTTTTACAAACACATCTGAATCCATTAAATATGAACAAATACAAGCCAGTGTTTTTGATCATTTGCTAACAGCTGCTAGAGAATTTAATTTAGAAGTAACACAAGTCACTAAGAAAGAATTTTTTTAA
- a CDS encoding aconitate hydratase has protein sequence MVFDLDRIRNFYSNFQFRIERIRNIIDHPLTYSEKILYSHLLDIKEIDSKSKNFRNQRYMNFLPDRLAMQDATAQMTLLQFMQTQKCKTFLPTTIHCDHLIYAKSGSKIDLVNAIKENEEIYNFLKSASHKYGIDFWGPGSGIIHQIVLENYAFPGGMIIGTDSHTPNAGGLGMLAIGVGGSDAAEVMSGYFLELKFPKIIGVHLKGKMNGWTSPKDIILKLSGMIGVSGATNHIIEYFGKGTDHISCVGKATICNMGAEIGATASLFPYDIRMKSYLDKNGREKVSTMTERMKDFLKADIEVYRYPCNYYDQVIEIDLNVLEPYINGPFTPDKATPISKMKEEAVKNNWPTKIEVGLIGSCANSSFEDLSKAISIVQQAKDKKLKISSEYLVTPGSKKVYSLMKEKGFVSDFQYIGAKIFSNACGPCIGQWFRKSGKKNLKNTIIHSFNRNFSSRNDGNPNTYAFIASPEIVTALVFSGDLTFDPRKDTLKNEIDEYVKFEEPKAMELPRRNFKIEELGYEFSSVDKNKLSVMIKKNSKRLQILSPFPAWNGDHLLNVRLLMKIEGKCTTDHISMAGPWLKYRGHLEKISENLLIGAVNAFNHKRNKIKNVITGSYGKVPDIAKFYKSKNIQTLIVGEENYGEGSSREHAAMQPRFLGVCVVLVKSFSRIHETNLKKQGVLALTFINPSDYQKIQEEDIFHFYIKDIIPKKNIDVELIHCNGDKEKIVVKHSYNERQIQWFKAGSSLNFIKKNQIFIA, from the coding sequence ATGGTTTTTGATCTTGATAGGATTCGAAATTTTTATTCGAATTTTCAATTTCGAATTGAAAGGATTCGAAATATAATAGATCATCCTTTGACTTATTCAGAGAAAATTTTATATTCTCATTTATTAGATATAAAAGAAATAGATTCTAAATCAAAAAATTTTAGAAATCAACGTTACATGAATTTCTTACCGGATCGTCTTGCTATGCAAGACGCAACTGCTCAAATGACGTTACTTCAGTTTATGCAAACACAAAAATGTAAGACATTTTTGCCTACTACTATTCATTGTGACCATCTGATATATGCAAAAAGTGGATCAAAGATAGATTTAGTAAATGCTATAAAAGAAAATGAAGAAATTTATAACTTCTTAAAATCAGCATCACACAAATATGGAATAGATTTTTGGGGGCCTGGATCAGGTATTATTCATCAAATTGTTTTAGAAAATTATGCTTTTCCTGGAGGGATGATTATAGGAACTGATTCTCATACTCCTAATGCTGGAGGTTTAGGAATGTTAGCAATAGGAGTCGGAGGGTCTGATGCTGCTGAGGTTATGTCTGGTTATTTTTTAGAATTAAAATTTCCTAAAATAATTGGAGTTCATTTAAAAGGAAAGATGAATGGTTGGACTTCTCCCAAAGATATAATATTAAAATTGTCTGGAATGATTGGAGTTTCAGGAGCTACAAATCATATTATTGAATATTTTGGAAAAGGGACTGATCATATTTCTTGTGTAGGAAAAGCGACAATATGTAATATGGGAGCAGAAATAGGAGCTACTGCTTCTTTATTTCCTTATGATATTAGAATGAAAAGTTATTTGGATAAAAATGGAAGAGAAAAAGTTTCTACCATGACTGAAAGAATGAAAGATTTTTTGAAAGCAGACATAGAAGTTTATCGTTATCCATGTAATTATTATGATCAAGTAATAGAAATAGATCTAAATGTTTTAGAACCATACATAAATGGTCCTTTTACCCCTGACAAAGCGACTCCTATTTCTAAAATGAAAGAAGAAGCGGTAAAAAATAATTGGCCAACCAAGATAGAGGTAGGATTAATTGGTTCATGTGCAAATTCTTCTTTTGAAGATTTATCAAAAGCAATATCCATTGTTCAACAAGCAAAAGATAAAAAATTAAAGATTTCTTCTGAATATTTAGTAACACCAGGATCAAAGAAAGTTTACTCTTTGATGAAAGAAAAAGGATTTGTTTCTGATTTTCAATATATTGGAGCAAAAATATTTTCTAATGCTTGTGGCCCTTGCATTGGCCAATGGTTTAGGAAAAGTGGTAAGAAAAATTTGAAAAATACGATTATTCACTCTTTTAATAGAAATTTTTCATCTCGTAATGATGGGAATCCAAATACATATGCTTTTATTGCTTCTCCGGAAATTGTTACTGCTTTGGTTTTCTCTGGTGATTTAACTTTTGATCCTAGAAAGGATACATTAAAAAATGAGATAGATGAATATGTTAAGTTTGAAGAACCTAAAGCAATGGAACTTCCTAGAAGAAATTTTAAAATAGAAGAATTAGGATATGAATTTTCTTCAGTAGATAAAAATAAGTTATCTGTGATGATCAAAAAAAATTCAAAAAGATTACAAATCTTATCTCCATTTCCAGCATGGAATGGAGATCATTTGCTTAATGTAAGACTTTTAATGAAAATTGAAGGAAAATGTACTACAGATCATATTTCAATGGCTGGGCCTTGGCTAAAATATAGAGGTCATCTAGAAAAAATTTCTGAAAATTTATTAATAGGGGCGGTTAATGCTTTTAATCATAAAAGAAACAAAATAAAAAATGTTATAACAGGAAGTTATGGAAAGGTTCCTGATATAGCAAAATTTTACAAATCAAAAAATATACAAACTTTGATTGTAGGAGAGGAAAATTATGGAGAAGGTTCTTCAAGAGAACATGCAGCAATGCAACCTCGTTTTTTAGGAGTTTGTGTTGTTCTTGTTAAATCCTTTTCGAGAATACATGAAACTAATTTAAAAAAACAAGGAGTTTTAGCTCTAACTTTTATAAATCCTTCTGATTATCAAAAAATTCAAGAAGAAGATATTTTTCATTTTTATATAAAAGATATTATTCCAAAAAAAAATATAGATGTAGAATTAATTCATTGTAATGGAGATAAAGAAAAGATCGTAGTAAAACATTCTTATAATGAAAGGCAAATTCAATGGTTTAAAGCTGGTTCTTCTTTAAATTTCATTAAAAAAAATCAAATTTTTATTGCATGA
- a CDS encoding pyridoxine 5'-phosphate synthase — MVKLSVNLNKIGTLRNARGGNIPNLLQIAIDVQKFGCQGITIHPRPDERHITYQDVYDINSVIKTELNIEGRPTEKFMELVLNVKPDQVTLVPDQDNAITSNSGWDTIYYCKFLTQKIKILKNHGIRTSIFLDPDPKLVIYAAKTGADRIELYTGNFSVGYAKKEWNCINPYIETAKEAINNHMLVNAGHDLNLDNISFLISKIPNLAEVSIGHALISESLYMGLENTIQSYLKRIHKETL; from the coding sequence ATGGTTAAGTTAAGTGTTAATTTAAATAAAATAGGGACATTAAGAAATGCAAGAGGTGGAAATATTCCCAATCTTTTGCAGATAGCAATAGATGTCCAAAAATTCGGATGTCAAGGAATAACTATTCATCCACGTCCTGATGAAAGACATATTACATATCAGGATGTTTACGATATTAATTCTGTGATAAAAACGGAATTAAATATTGAAGGAAGACCTACTGAAAAATTCATGGAACTCGTATTGAATGTTAAACCTGATCAAGTAACCTTAGTACCTGATCAAGATAATGCAATTACTTCAAATTCAGGATGGGACACGATTTACTATTGTAAATTTTTAACTCAAAAAATAAAAATATTAAAAAATCATGGAATTCGAACTTCTATATTCCTAGATCCAGATCCTAAATTGGTTATATATGCGGCTAAAACAGGAGCGGATCGAATAGAATTGTATACTGGAAATTTTTCTGTAGGATATGCTAAAAAAGAATGGAATTGTATCAATCCATATATTGAAACAGCGAAAGAGGCTATTAATAACCATATGCTTGTCAACGCTGGACATGATTTAAATTTAGATAATATTTCTTTTTTAATTAGTAAAATCCCGAATCTAGCAGAAGTATCTATAGGACATGCTTTAATTAGCGAATCTTTATACATGGGCTTAGAAAACACAATTCAAAGTTATTTAAAAAGAATTCATAAAGAAACATTATAG
- a CDS encoding alpha/beta fold hydrolase: MILHSKILGSGYPILVFHGLFGNGENWNSFAKKFDKNYQIHLIDIRNHGKSFFSEKMDYDVISKDILNYISHYKLDHPILLGHSMGGRAVMKFSIKYPFLPKKIIIVDISPNVYINADQENLIHVLKKVNFDTIETRKDLDDFLKPWIPDIKMRLFFSKCTHRQKNGKLGFHFFLFGIEKNYDCLIRQKIENGSYNGPSLFLRGENSDYLLPKDYDSILNLFPKAEIITIKKSKHWIHVDNPLDFCKKINIFLQKT; encoded by the coding sequence ATGATATTACATTCTAAAATATTGGGATCTGGTTATCCTATCCTAGTTTTTCATGGATTATTTGGAAATGGAGAAAATTGGAATTCTTTTGCTAAAAAATTTGACAAAAATTATCAAATCCATTTAATAGATATTCGAAATCATGGAAAGAGTTTTTTTTCAGAAAAAATGGATTATGATGTAATATCAAAAGATATATTGAATTATATATCCCATTACAAGTTAGATCATCCTATATTGTTAGGACATTCTATGGGAGGTAGAGCTGTGATGAAATTCTCTATCAAGTATCCTTTTCTTCCAAAAAAAATAATCATTGTAGACATCAGTCCTAACGTTTATATAAATGCAGATCAAGAAAATTTAATTCATGTCTTAAAAAAAGTTAATTTTGATACCATAGAAACAAGGAAAGATCTTGATGATTTTTTGAAACCATGGATTCCTGATATAAAAATGAGATTGTTTTTTTCTAAATGTACTCATAGACAAAAAAACGGTAAACTTGGGTTTCATTTTTTTTTGTTTGGAATTGAAAAAAATTATGATTGTTTGATTCGTCAGAAAATAGAAAACGGATCATATAATGGCCCTTCACTTTTTTTGCGTGGAGAAAATTCAGATTATCTTTTACCCAAAGATTATGATTCTATTTTAAATTTATTTCCAAAAGCAGAAATTATAACCATAAAAAAATCGAAACATTGGATTCATGTAGACAATCCACTAGATTTTTGTAAAAAAATAAATATTTTTTTACAAAAAACATAG